The Caulifigura coniformis genome includes a region encoding these proteins:
- a CDS encoding homocitrate synthase/isopropylmalate synthase family protein — translation MPWLRKKLKTAIKRQIIKHHRRAGRVMFSDTTLRDGEQMPGATLEPHEKARIAVALEELGVHSIDAGFPASSPADVEAIRLINAAVSKPVLTCLARTLKGDIDAADEALAGRITRKRGVSLFCGVSPIHRQHKHQKSTSEMLTMITDAIQYATSKFDVIAFGPEDSSRTEMDFLCQCYKEAIDAGASTIGFADTVGILTPDKTYDMLRRIQDGVPNIEKALLAIHFHNDLGLGVANNLAGIQAGAHVVQCTINGIGERAGNTALEEVALAMAMNPDEFGAPDTLDLSKLGPLCKLVAELTGVPIPVNKPLAGANVFATEAGVHQDGLLKNPDTYLPYRPELVGGDPIRLVLGRHSGRRAVASRLAELGATVSDEQALAVLERIKRLPKGSEVTDAWLVEQARN, via the coding sequence ATGCCCTGGCTCCGCAAGAAGTTGAAGACCGCCATCAAGCGTCAGATCATCAAGCATCACCGCCGGGCGGGGCGGGTGATGTTCAGCGATACGACGCTGCGCGATGGCGAGCAGATGCCGGGGGCAACGCTCGAACCGCATGAGAAGGCGCGGATTGCCGTGGCGCTGGAGGAACTGGGCGTCCATTCGATCGACGCCGGGTTTCCTGCGTCTTCGCCGGCGGATGTCGAAGCGATTCGGCTCATCAATGCAGCTGTCTCGAAGCCGGTGCTGACGTGTCTCGCCCGGACGTTGAAGGGGGACATTGATGCGGCCGACGAGGCGCTGGCGGGACGGATTACCCGCAAGCGGGGGGTCAGCCTGTTCTGCGGGGTGAGTCCGATCCATCGCCAGCACAAGCATCAGAAATCGACGTCTGAAATGCTGACGATGATCACGGATGCGATTCAGTACGCGACGTCGAAATTCGACGTGATCGCGTTCGGCCCGGAGGACAGCAGCCGGACGGAGATGGATTTTCTCTGCCAGTGTTACAAGGAGGCGATCGACGCGGGAGCATCGACGATCGGCTTCGCGGATACTGTCGGCATCCTGACGCCCGACAAGACGTACGACATGCTGCGCCGGATCCAGGACGGGGTCCCGAATATCGAAAAGGCGCTCCTGGCGATCCACTTCCACAACGACCTGGGGCTGGGAGTTGCCAACAACCTGGCGGGCATCCAGGCGGGGGCGCACGTCGTCCAGTGCACGATCAACGGAATCGGCGAGCGGGCAGGGAACACGGCGCTCGAGGAAGTGGCCCTTGCCATGGCGATGAATCCGGATGAGTTCGGCGCGCCGGACACGCTCGACCTGTCGAAGCTGGGGCCACTGTGCAAGCTTGTCGCGGAGCTGACGGGGGTCCCGATTCCCGTCAACAAGCCGCTGGCCGGGGCGAACGTGTTCGCGACGGAGGCCGGGGTTCACCAGGACGGGTTGCTCAAGAATCCGGACACGTATCTACCGTACCGGCCTGAACTGGTCGGGGGGGATCCGATCCGGCTGGTTCTGGGGCGTCACAGCGGCCGCCGCGCGGTTGCGAGCCGGCTGGCGGAACTGGGAGCCACGGTGAGTGACGAGCAGGCCCTGGCTGTGCTGGAGCGAATCAAGCGGCTGCCCAAAGGGTCGGAGGTCACGGACGCCTGGCTGGTTGAGCAGGCGCGGAACTGA